GACATCGCGCCCTGGTTCTTCAAGTCACCGCTCGCCGAGACGTCGAAGCCATCCAGGCTGCTGCCGCTGGTGCCCACGTCCGACGTGTCCAAGTCGTAGGACGCCCGACGCTGCAGGCCGCCGCTCAGCCGCAGGCCCCAGGTCTCGCCGCGCGCCTCGCCCGTGGCGTCCAGGTCCAGCCGGTCCAACTGGCCGTACGCCAGCCGCAGCTCTCCGCCAAGCGGCTTGCGCGCGCGACGGGTGATGAAGTTCACCACGCCGCCCACCGCGTCGCTGCCGTAGAGGACGGACGAGGGGCCCTTCACGATTTCGACCTGCTCCACGTCCTCGAGGGACAGGCGCGACAGGTCCACGCTGCCGGCCACGCGGCCCGCGACGCGCTCGCCGTCCACCAGCACCAGCACGTACTCGGGGCCCAGGCCCTGCACCTGGAGCGACGCGCCGGCGAAGGTCTGGTTCACCACCAGGCCCGGGTGCGCCGCGAGCAGCTCCGACGCGTCACGCGCGCCGCTGGCGACAATCTCCGCGCGGGTGATGACCTCGGTGGCCACCGGCGTCTCGCTCAGCCGCTCCTGCGTGCGCGACGCCGTCACCACCGTGCGCGCCGTGGGCACCTCGTCGAGCGAATCCTCCGTCGGAGCGGGCACGGGCGTCGAAGATGCCGAGGTCGTCGAGGCCCCTGGACCCGCGACGACCTCGGCCTGCTTCGACTGCTCTGCCGCATCCTCGGTACCGCTCGACGCGGAAGACTCCGACTCCGCCGGGACCTGCTCCCCGGCGGCATGAACTTCAGAAGGGACAGAGGACTCGGGCGCGGCTTCCCCGGGTGCCTGGGCCGTGACGGCCCCGGGCTCCGACGACATCGAGCCCCACGCCATCGACGGCGTGGCACAGGCCAACACGAAGAGACACCAACTGCCGCGCATGCAACGTCCTCCGGCCCGCGACCGGTCGGGCCTCCCATGTCCTGGAGTCCCCACGGGGCACTGGGCTCAACGGCCTCGGGCCTCAAAGTCCAAACCTGTGACACCCCGGAACGCGCGCCCCGGGACCTCCCACCTCTCAACCGTGCGCGCCCGTCGCGCTCCCATCACCCGGTGGCCGCTCCAGCGGCACCACCCGCGTCCGATGACAGCGCCGGCACTTGAGCTCCACGCCCTCGGGCACCAGCTTCGCCAGCAGACTTCCGCACAGACACCGCAGCTCGCCCGCTTCGCCTTCCCGCTGGCATCCGTCGCGCATCTCCACCCCGATGTCTGAAACGCGACCGACGATATTGATACTCATTATCAAAGTCAACCCTATCGCCCAGGTTCTGTCCCTGGGGCGACAGGTGCGGGTTCCAGGAGGACCGTGAGTGGGGATTGGCGTACCCAGGGACTGTCCGGGGCGGACACTCCGTGGGGTATGGGCGCGGGTGGGGGTTCTCGGTGGAGGGCCTCGCCGTGAGCGGGAGGCTGGGCGTCAGCCCTCGATGAGGCGCGGAGGAGTGCCGGGCCTCGGCTCAGTGGAGCTTGGGGCGCGCGGCGGCCTCGCGCTGGATGCGCGGCTTGGGCGTCACCATGCGGGCGATGCCGTAATAGAGCTGGTCCTCGGTGTAGACCTTGCGCACCCGCCGGTGGGTGCCGGGGATGTACGCGGGGCCGGGACGCTCGAGCCACTGGAGCACTCGCACCTCGCCGGTGAGGGCCAGGGCGGAGAGCAGCTCCGGAGGGCACTGCTTGAGGTAGCGGCGCACCAGGGGACGCAGCTTCCGGGAGAAGTCCTTGCCGAGCACCGCGTGCCGCCGCCCCGAGTGCAGCGTGCCGTCGAAGCGGCGCGACATGTGGAAGAGCTCGTGCATCACCGTCTCCAGTCGGGCCTGGGCGGTGGACCCCCGGAAGAACAGCGGCCGCAAGGTGATGCAGTAGAGCATCCGACGGCCGCGGATGCGGATGACCGGCTTGCGCCGGCCCCGGCGGTCCTTGCACTTGCCGCCCCGGAAGCACAGGGGCTTGACGGTGCCGCGGGAGGCTCGGCGCGCCTCACCCGCCACCACCAGGATGCGGCCCGCCTTCACGTGGGCGAACTCCGGCAGCTTCGTCGCGATGTCCCGGATGAGGGCGCGGACCGTCTTGTTGAAGTTGGGGCGGCGTCGGACCACGGGTGGTGGACAGTCTAGCGGAAAAGCCCTTGGGGAGGCCCTCCAGGGTGCACACAATGTCTAGCGTCATGCGCAAGACTTCGCTCGTCGTCCAGCTCGCGGCACTCCTCTGCTTGGGCCTGGGGTGCGCCTCGGCCCCTTCCCGTCCGTCGGCCTCCGCCTCGCTGACAGGCCAGCAGACCTCCGTGGAATCCCAGGGCCTCACCGAGGCCACCCTGCGCTTCGGCGCCCAGCTCGAGAGCGCCGGCCCCGGCATGGTGGAGCGGGCCGACTACGAGCTCGTCTCCGAGGGGAAGGTGCTCAAGAAGGGCTCCGCGAAACTGGAGACGGCGCTCCAGCCCGGGGCCGCGACGGAGGTGTCCTTCCAGGAGAAGGCCGCCTACGTCCAGAGCCCCGAGGACCTCGCGCGGCTGAGCGCCCAGGGCGGCACGGTGCTGCTCGCCCTGAGAGGCGTGCTGGTGGTGCGCTCCGGTGACTCCGAGCAGCAGGTCCCCTTCGCCGCGAGCCGCGCGGTGCGCGTGCCCCGGCTGCCCACCGTGGTGGTGGAGGAGCTGGATGGCGCGCGCTACTCGGCCGAGGAGGTGCAACTCAACCTCCGGCTGGGTATCCGCAACCCCAACCCCTTCCCGCTGAAGCTGGATGGGCTGACGTGGCAGGTGGCGGTGGCGGGCAAAGCGCTGGACAGCGGGACGCTGGCCCAGGCGGACAGCGTGGATGCGTCCGCCACGGGCGTGTATCCGGTGGAGGTCGCGGTGACGAAGGACTCGTGGGGACCGGAGGTGAGGTCCCTCATCTCGCGGGGAATCCTGCCCTATGGGGTGACAGGAGAGCTGACGGGTCCACTGATGCGGGTGCCGTACTCGCTGACGGGCGAGGTGAAGCTGAACGTGTCCCGCTAGGATGGGCGATGCGTGCCCATCTATCTGTTGAGTGAAGAGCACCCGGAGCTGTTCCCGCCTCCGGACCGCGCGGACAAGAGCGGCGTGCTCGCCGTGGGCGGGGACCTGAGCCCCGAGCGGCTGTTGGCGGCGTACTCGCGCGGCATCTTCCCCTGGTTCAGCGAGGGGGACCCCATCCTGTGGCACTCGCCGGACCCGCGCTTCGTGCTGGAGCCGGACAAGCTGCACGTGGGCCGCAGCCTGAAGAAGACGCTGGCGCGAGGTGAGTACGAGGTGCGCTACGACACGGCCTTCGCGCGCGTCATCACCGAGTGCGGCCGCGTGACGCGCCCCGGGCAGAACGGCACGTGGATCACCGACGAGATGCTGGAGGCGTACGTCGCGCTGCACGAGCGCGGCCATGCGCACTCGGTGGAGGCGTGGGCGGGCGGCGAGCTGAAGGGCGGGCTGTACGGCGTGTCGCTGGGCGCGGCGTTCTTCGGCGAGAGCATGTTCGCGCTGGCGCCGGATGCCTCGAAGGTGGCCTTCGTCACCGCGGTGGAGCGGTTCAAGGCGTGGGGCTTCCAGTTCGTGGACTGCCAGGTGGAGACCGAGCACCTGTCGCGCTTCGGCGCGGAGTCGTGGACCCGGAAGCGTTTCCTCACCGCGCTGCGCGAGGCCCTGCGTCAGCCGACGCGCCAGGGGAAGTGGACCCAGCCCGCATCCGAGTGACACGTGCGGGTGTCAGTCCTCCACGCCCCACAGGCCCACGGTGCCGTCCGACTGTCCCCACGCCACGAGGCGCCCGTCGGGTGAGAACACCGCGTCGCTCGTGTGCAGCTCCTCGCCGTCGCTGAAGCGGAACAGTTCTTCTCCCGTGTCGAAGCGATGCACGCCGAAGCCTCGACCATCGCGAGAGGCGGCGAGCAGCGTGCCCTCGGGATTGAAGCTCAGGTTGCACGCGTAGCCAGAGAAGCCCGCGAGTGACCTCACCTGGCGACGCTCGCCCACGTGCACCACCGCGACCTCCTCCGTGATTCCGCCCACGGCGAGCAGCGGCTGCGTCGGATGGAAGGCGAGGCTCCACACCGTGGGCGCGTCGATGGAGAGCGCCACGGGACGGGCGTCGGCGGCGACGTCCCAGAGCCACAGGTTCTCCCTGCGTCGGTCATCGGCGTGGAAGGTCACCGCGGCGTGGCGCCCCTCTGAAGAGAGCGCGCACGCCGTCACCGACACCCCCATGTCCATGGGCGAGAGCTGACAAAGCGGCCGCCAGGACTCGAGGCCCCACACCTCGGGTGAGTCACCTTCCAACGGAACCAGCAGCAACCGCGCGCCCTCCGCGGACGCGGCAAGCCGGGTCACCGCGTGCGGCAGGTGCTGCTCACGCGCCTGTGAGCCGTCCGTCGCGGAGAGGGCCACCAGCCTCGGCCGCCACCGCCCCTGGGGCGAGCCGTTCGCGGACCACACCGTCAGCACGTGCTCCGCCGTGGGGAACACCAGCGCGTGCATCCCGGACGTGGGCCCGTGGGTCCACATCGGCTCCGACGAAAGCGCCTCCAAATCCCAGCACCGGAGGGGAGTTCCCCGCCGCGCCAGGGCGCCGAGCCTTGTGCCCGCCGGGTCGAAGGCGAGCCGCTGACCGGAGATGAACGAAGGCAGCGCGGGACCCAGCCTGGCCACCGGCCTCAGTCTCGCGGCGTTGGACTCGGTGATGACGGGACGGGAAGCTCGCATGGGGACGCTCGGCCGACGGGGCGGGTACAGGCGCCCCACCCTCCGCATACGAAGCCACGGCGCTTCCCGGGTCACCGGAGACGACGAGTTCCCTCAGCGCTTCACCTTGCACGGGGACAGCGTGCGCTGCTGCACCATCAGGTCCTCCTCGGAGGGGCTGCTGTAGCGCACGGCCTTCGGCGCGGCCTTGGGCTTGGCCACCTCATGCACGTAGAGCGACATCAAGTCCCGCGTGAGGATGAACCTCAGCCCGGCGCTGTCGTGCAGTCCGCCGAAGAACACCGAGCCACCGTTGCGCAGCTGCACGGGCGTCAGCGCCCCGACGGGCTTGTGCAGCACGACGGACAAGTCCTCCGTGGCCCAGTCACACGGGTTCTTCTTCCCGGCGCGCTCCATCCACGTCACCAGGAAGTCGCTCACCGTGGTGCCGTCATCCCAGCTCGCGCCGATGCGCTCCCACAGCCGTCCGCACTCCGGCATGTCGCAGTCGCGCGCGGGCACATACTCCATCACGTCCGAGGGGAGCCCCTCCGCCTCCTTGCCCGTCTCGCGCTCCGTCGGCCGGCGCAGCTTGCAGCCCGTGGGCTCGTCCTTCTGCCGCAGCGCCACCGGAGTGCCGGACAACCGGCCCGGCGGCAGCAGGTCACACTCCGCCTGCACCTCCGCCATGAGGAACGTCTTGCGGTCCGCGTCCGTGGTGCCCATGCGCACGGCCCACCAGGCGCTCGGCACCGCGCGACAGGGCACCGTGTCCGTCTTGCCGTAGATCCACAGCGGAATCGTCGGGTCGGGCGCGCCCAGCTTCCGGATGTCCAATTCGTCCACCCGCTTGAAGCCCACGCGCTCCCGCTCCATGCCCTTGAAGTAGGGGTCCTTCGACTCCGGGATGATGGCCTGGTGCACCAGCCACCCCGAGCCCTCCAGCCCCGCCTGCGAGCGCTGGGTGAAGGGCACCACGTCCGGGCGCTTCGGACAGCCCCGCTCCACGTCGGAGGGGACGATGAACTTCACCGAGCCATCGTCGTCCTGCGCACCCGCGCTCCACGGCGCGAGCAGCGCCCATCCCAACACCCACGCAGTCGACCGCATCGACACTCGCATCCGCGCTCCTCCAGATGACCCGAATCCCTGAGGCGTTCATACCCCAAGCCCGGCGCCACGCGGCACCTCGACGCACCGCGCCCGAGGCACGACCCGCACCTTCGCGATATGACCACCCCGACACCCACTCCCCAGGATGAGCCCATGCGCGCCCTGTCGATGCTGGCCGCGATGACACTGGCCTTGATGGCCTGCGGCAAGGACAAGCCGGACCCCGAACCCGAGCCGCCCGCCGGCGACGCCGACGTGGGCGACTGGGAGGACACCGGCCCCTTCGCCACATGCAGCGTGGACGCCGCCTCCAACGCCTGCGGCAGCCTGGGCAGCTTCAACACCACCGGCTGCACGCCCGGGCAACTCGCCTCGCTGGAGCCCGACGGCGTCTACACGATTCACGTGCGCGCGCGCTCGCCTCGCTACGGCAACGCCTACGCCTTCTCCTCCCAGTCGATGCGACTGGCGGACTCGGGCGACCAGTACGTGGGCGGTCTGCCCCTCGACACGAAACAGCTGCATGCCGGTGGCGTCGTCTTCGCCTCCGGCTCGTTCGCCTCGGGCACCACCTCCCGACGCCGCTCGTTCATCGGCTGCCAGTCCCCCGAACCGGACCGGCTGCAGGGCTGCTACGTGGACTGCATCAACGGCCGGCTCGAGAGCGAGGGCACCTTCGACGCGTGGAAGGTGACGCCCCGCGCCGGTGAGCCGGAGTCCTCCGGCCTGGAGCGCCTCTCCGAGACGGCCGTGTCCGCGGGGCTCGCCGTGGACGTCTACGTCACCAAGGGCCACGCCTACGTCGTGTCCCTGTACGGGGGCCTCTTCGTCTACGACGTGAGCGACCCGGCGCACCCCAGGCTCACCCGCAACATCCGACGCGCGAACGACAACTACTGGAACGGCGTGTGGGCCAAGGACGACGCGCTCTACATCGCCAGCGACTCGCGCGGCGTCATCGTCTTCGACATCAGCACCCCGGGCGAGCCCCTGGAGGTGCGCGCGATGGGCACCTCGCGCACCAACGTGCACACGGTGTTCGTCGAGGGCAGCCGCCTGTTCGCCGCCTCCCCCGCGCCCACCGGCGAGGTGCTCGTCTACGACATCTCCCAGCCGCTCGACCCGCAGCTGACGGGCACCTTCCAGGCCACGGGCTTCACCGCGGCGACGTCCTACGGCCCCCACGACATGTTCGCCTTCGAGGGGCGGCTCTACGTCAACTTCTGGCGCGCAGGCTACGTCATCGCCGCGCTGCAGGACGACGTCGCGCCCCGGCAGCTCGGCGCCTACCGCTACGAGCACTCCAACAGCCACGCCAGCGCCGTCGCGCGCTACGGCGAGCGCCTCATCGCCTTCGAGGGCGGCGAGGACTGGGGCGCGCACCTGCGCGTGCTGGACGTGACGGACGCCGCCAACCCCAAGCGCATCGGTGAGTACCGGCGGCGCCAGCAGGTCTCCATCCACAACATGGTGCTGTCCGGCACGAAGCTCTACGTCGCCTGGTACCACGAAGGCGTGCGCGTGCTGGACGTGTCCACCCCGGAGAGCCCCCGCGAGGTGGCCCACTACAACACCTTCCGTCCGGACGACCCGATGCGCGGCGAGAGCTTCTACGACGGCGCCATCGGCATGCGCGTGCCCGGGGATGGCTTCATCTACGCGGTGGACACCTCGCGCGGCCTGCTCATCCTGCGCGAGACGCCCTGAGCCTCACTGCGCCTTCTTGCGCGCGGGCTTCTTCGGCGCGGGCTTGAGGATTTCAATCTCCACCGGGGGCTCCGGCTTCACGTCGGGGCCCGCGTCCGGCGTGGCGGAGGGCTCCGGGGCCTTCACCTCCACCCGGTCCTCCAGCGGCACCCGCCCCGCCGAGCGGCGGAACAGCTCCCACAGCGCCTTGTGCCAGTCCTCGCGGCTCGCCGAGCCCGACACCACCAGCCCCGCGCCGCTGTAGCGCGCCTCCAGGCCCAGCGGCTGCAACGCGGTGGTGAACGACGTGAGCTGCTCCTGCAGCGCCGGCACGTCGAACGTCAGCTCCAAGTCGCGCGCGACGAACGCGTCCGTGCGCAGCACCTCCATCAGCGCCGCGCGGCACGCCGCGTCCTTCACCGTGGCCGTCAGCGCGCGCTCCGAGCCCTGCGTGGCCTTCAGGTCCGGACACGCCTTGCGCGCCGCGGCCAGCCGGGGCGTGACGTCCTCGTCCGGCAAAGCCCCCACGGTGAGCCGCCACACGGCGAAGCGCCCCTCCGCGTACAGGAGCATCAGCGTGCGCCCGGGCTTTCGCCCACTGAGCAACAGTTCGTTGCTGCCCTGGAGCACCTCCACGTGGGCCACGGAGGGGTCCTCCACCTCCACCCATTCGACGGCGGCCAGCTTCTGGAAGCGCTCCTTGTCGACGTCCAGGGGCAGGACCAGGTCCACCGGCCACGCCAGGGCCAGCGCGGGGACGAGGAGGGCCAGGAGTGCTCCAAGGGAATACATGCGAGCGGGCATCGGGGCTCCGGCGGGGTGGAACGGACCCTTAGCACGGGATAAGAACGGTGCTCTATGCCTACCTGGGCCCTCTGGGTCGCCTGCCTGGCGCTGTGCTTCGTCAGGTCCCTGGTCGCCGCGGCCGAATCCGCGCTCTACGGAACGTCGGACCTGCGTGCACAGGAGCTGGCCGAGTCTCACCAGGGCGCGTCGAGCCGACGCGTCCTGCGCCACAAGACGGAGCGCGAGGCCACCGCCACCGCGCTGCGCCTGGGCACCCTGCTCAGCGGGTTCCTCGCCGCCGCCATCGGCGCGTTCGTCCCGCCGCGCATGCTGGATTTGACGCGCTACGGGGAGGCCGCCTGGCTGCCCGTCGCCACCGTGGCCGCGGGCGCGCTGTTCGTCGGCGTGCTGGCCAGCCTCATGGAGGTCACCATGCGTGGCCTCGCCAACGCCAACCCGGAGCGCTGGGCGCTGCGGCTGTCGGGCGTGGTGTCGCTGCTGGTGGCGGTGCTCTATCCGCCCATGCGCGTGGTGCTGGGCGTGCTGAATCTCATGGCGCGCACCTTCGGCCGCACGCTGCGCTTCGAGCCGCCCCCGCCGCCGCTCGAGGAGCTGGAGAAGCTGCTCGCCGCGCAGGCCGCGAAGAACGAGGTGGACAAGAGCGCGCCCCAGCTCATCCGCTCCATCTTCGAGCTGTCCGACAAGCGCTGCCGCGACGTCATGGTGCCGCGCACCGACGTGGTGACGGTGGACAGCACCATCTCCTCCGAGGACCTGCTGCGGCTGCTCGCCGAGGAGAACCACTCGCGCATCCCCGTGTACCGGGACGACGTGGACCACATCATCGGCGTGCTGCACGCGCGCGACATCATCCCGCTGCTCCAGCACCCGGAGCTCATCGTCCTGCAGGACATCATCCGCCCCGCGCACTTCGTGCCGTGGATGAAGCCCATCGGCGACCTCTTGCGCGACATGCAGAAGCGCAAGATCCACATGGCCATCGTCGTGGACGAGTACGGCGGCTTCATGGGCGTCGTCACGCTGGAGGACATCCTCCGGGAAATCGTCGGCGACATCGGCGACGAGTTCGAGGTGGAGGAGAAGCAGGTCGAGAAGATGGCGGACGGCAGCTTCATGGTGGACGCCGCCATGGAGGTGGACCGCTTCACCCAGGCGTTCGGCTTCCCGCTGCCCGAGGGCGACTTCGACACGCTGGGCGGCTACCTGTCGTCGCTCGCCGGCCACCTGCCGGACGTGGGCGAGCGCTTCACCTACAACGGCTGGCAGTTCGTCGTGGCCAACAAGGAAGGCGCCCGCATCGACCGGGTGCGCATGTCCCGGCTCAAGAGCGCCACGCCCGGCAAGGACGCGCGCCCCAAGGAGCCGCGCTCCGAGGCCCCCGCCGCCAAGTCCTGAGCGTCACTCCGCCATGCCCTCCAGCGGGGGCACGTGCGTGAGCTTGCGCGAGCCCTGGACCCGGAAGGACGCCCGCCGCTCGGTGCCACCGAAGCGCAGCACCACCCCGCCGCGCAGCCGCACCGGCAGCGGCGCCGTCACCGGCACC
This genomic interval from Myxococcus guangdongensis contains the following:
- a CDS encoding LVIVD repeat-containing protein translates to MRALSMLAAMTLALMACGKDKPDPEPEPPAGDADVGDWEDTGPFATCSVDAASNACGSLGSFNTTGCTPGQLASLEPDGVYTIHVRARSPRYGNAYAFSSQSMRLADSGDQYVGGLPLDTKQLHAGGVVFASGSFASGTTSRRRSFIGCQSPEPDRLQGCYVDCINGRLESEGTFDAWKVTPRAGEPESSGLERLSETAVSAGLAVDVYVTKGHAYVVSLYGGLFVYDVSDPAHPRLTRNIRRANDNYWNGVWAKDDALYIASDSRGVIVFDISTPGEPLEVRAMGTSRTNVHTVFVEGSRLFAASPAPTGEVLVYDISQPLDPQLTGTFQATGFTAATSYGPHDMFAFEGRLYVNFWRAGYVIAALQDDVAPRQLGAYRYEHSNSHASAVARYGERLIAFEGGEDWGAHLRVLDVTDAANPKRIGEYRRRQQVSIHNMVLSGTKLYVAWYHEGVRVLDVSTPESPREVAHYNTFRPDDPMRGESFYDGAIGMRVPGDGFIYAVDTSRGLLILRETP
- a CDS encoding hemolysin family protein, with amino-acid sequence MPTWALWVACLALCFVRSLVAAAESALYGTSDLRAQELAESHQGASSRRVLRHKTEREATATALRLGTLLSGFLAAAIGAFVPPRMLDLTRYGEAAWLPVATVAAGALFVGVLASLMEVTMRGLANANPERWALRLSGVVSLLVAVLYPPMRVVLGVLNLMARTFGRTLRFEPPPPPLEELEKLLAAQAAKNEVDKSAPQLIRSIFELSDKRCRDVMVPRTDVVTVDSTISSEDLLRLLAEENHSRIPVYRDDVDHIIGVLHARDIIPLLQHPELIVLQDIIRPAHFVPWMKPIGDLLRDMQKRKIHMAIVVDEYGGFMGVVTLEDILREIVGDIGDEFEVEEKQVEKMADGSFMVDAAMEVDRFTQAFGFPLPEGDFDTLGGYLSSLAGHLPDVGERFTYNGWQFVVANKEGARIDRVRMSRLKSATPGKDARPKEPRSEAPAAKS
- a CDS encoding pilus assembly protein N-terminal domain-containing protein — protein: MPARMYSLGALLALLVPALALAWPVDLVLPLDVDKERFQKLAAVEWVEVEDPSVAHVEVLQGSNELLLSGRKPGRTLMLLYAEGRFAVWRLTVGALPDEDVTPRLAAARKACPDLKATQGSERALTATVKDAACRAALMEVLRTDAFVARDLELTFDVPALQEQLTSFTTALQPLGLEARYSGAGLVVSGSASREDWHKALWELFRRSAGRVPLEDRVEVKAPEPSATPDAGPDVKPEPPVEIEILKPAPKKPARKKAQ
- a CDS encoding WD40 repeat domain-containing protein is translated as MRASRPVITESNAARLRPVARLGPALPSFISGQRLAFDPAGTRLGALARRGTPLRCWDLEALSSEPMWTHGPTSGMHALVFPTAEHVLTVWSANGSPQGRWRPRLVALSATDGSQAREQHLPHAVTRLAASAEGARLLLVPLEGDSPEVWGLESWRPLCQLSPMDMGVSVTACALSSEGRHAAVTFHADDRRRENLWLWDVAADARPVALSIDAPTVWSLAFHPTQPLLAVGGITEEVAVVHVGERRQVRSLAGFSGYACNLSFNPEGTLLAASRDGRGFGVHRFDTGEELFRFSDGEELHTSDAVFSPDGRLVAWGQSDGTVGLWGVED
- the aat gene encoding leucyl/phenylalanyl-tRNA--protein transferase, which gives rise to MPIYLLSEEHPELFPPPDRADKSGVLAVGGDLSPERLLAAYSRGIFPWFSEGDPILWHSPDPRFVLEPDKLHVGRSLKKTLARGEYEVRYDTAFARVITECGRVTRPGQNGTWITDEMLEAYVALHERGHAHSVEAWAGGELKGGLYGVSLGAAFFGESMFALAPDASKVAFVTAVERFKAWGFQFVDCQVETEHLSRFGAESWTRKRFLTALREALRQPTRQGKWTQPASE
- a CDS encoding LEA type 2 family protein, with protein sequence MSSVMRKTSLVVQLAALLCLGLGCASAPSRPSASASLTGQQTSVESQGLTEATLRFGAQLESAGPGMVERADYELVSEGKVLKKGSAKLETALQPGAATEVSFQEKAAYVQSPEDLARLSAQGGTVLLALRGVLVVRSGDSEQQVPFAASRAVRVPRLPTVVVEELDGARYSAEEVQLNLRLGIRNPNPFPLKLDGLTWQVAVAGKALDSGTLAQADSVDASATGVYPVEVAVTKDSWGPEVRSLISRGILPYGVTGELTGPLMRVPYSLTGEVKLNVSR